From the genome of Planktothrix sp. FACHB-1365, one region includes:
- the ldpA gene encoding circadian clock protein LdpA, which produces MNTYDSPLTALQQGNWFKLICGASYQHLPAVRSLTLAYTLAGADCIDVAADRAVIAITQEALAQVEALGKQAQALGFSYRHRPWLMVSLNDGEDPHFRKAEFEATACPSSCRRPCETVCPTGAITFSDVKSGVIDQLCYGCGRCIPICPSDLIYARSYVFRPDVIAPLVLQTGVDAVEIHTQIGRDKDFKRLWSSIKPHLAQLKLVAISCPDGEGVVEYLQTLYDLIKPLSCPLIWQTDGRPMSGDIGAGTTIASVKLAQKILAVNLPGYVQLAGGTNDYTVAKLKSLGLLQSYRLSDYPPDQHRVAGVAYGSYARVLLSPILEQLESRSTLKLKAESVSGEEQITQTYKSLRQDKTFQQTETTLDTHALEANPDLLWQAVGKASTLVSQLKS; this is translated from the coding sequence GTGAACACTTATGATTCCCCTTTAACAGCATTGCAACAAGGTAACTGGTTCAAACTCATCTGCGGAGCAAGCTATCAGCACTTGCCTGCCGTTAGAAGTTTAACCTTGGCTTACACCTTAGCAGGTGCAGACTGTATTGATGTAGCCGCTGACCGGGCTGTGATTGCTATAACCCAGGAAGCTTTAGCACAAGTGGAAGCTTTAGGCAAACAAGCTCAAGCTTTAGGATTTAGTTATCGCCATCGTCCTTGGTTAATGGTTAGCCTTAATGATGGTGAAGATCCCCATTTTCGGAAAGCAGAATTTGAAGCAACCGCTTGCCCATCCAGTTGTAGGCGACCGTGTGAAACCGTTTGTCCGACGGGGGCAATTACCTTTTCCGACGTAAAATCTGGCGTCATCGATCAACTCTGTTACGGCTGTGGACGTTGTATTCCGATTTGTCCCAGTGATTTAATCTATGCCCGGTCTTATGTCTTCCGCCCCGATGTAATTGCACCGTTAGTCTTACAAACCGGAGTAGATGCTGTAGAAATTCATACCCAAATTGGACGAGACAAGGATTTTAAACGGTTGTGGAGTAGTATTAAACCCCATCTAGCTCAACTTAAACTGGTTGCCATTAGCTGCCCTGACGGGGAGGGTGTGGTTGAATATCTCCAAACCTTATATGACCTAATCAAACCCCTTTCCTGCCCGTTAATTTGGCAAACTGATGGGCGTCCAATGAGTGGAGATATTGGTGCGGGTACAACTATCGCTAGTGTCAAGTTGGCTCAAAAAATTTTAGCTGTGAATTTACCGGGATATGTACAGCTTGCAGGTGGCACAAACGATTATACTGTAGCCAAGCTCAAATCCCTTGGGCTATTACAATCATACCGCTTATCTGACTACCCCCCCGACCAACATCGGGTAGCGGGTGTCGCCTATGGCAGCTATGCCCGTGTCCTGTTATCACCGATTTTAGAACAGTTAGAATCCCGGTCTACCCTAAAACTCAAAGCCGAATCTGTTTCTGGGGAAGAACAAATCACCCAAACCTATAAATCTTTGAGACAGGACAAGACTTTTCAACAAACAGAGACAACCCTTGACACCCATGCGCTTGAAGCCAACCCTGACCTGCTGTGGCAAGCAGTAGGTAAAGCTTCCACCCTAGTTTCCCAACTCAAATCATAA
- a CDS encoding NAD(P)H-quinone oxidoreductase subunit N — protein MPLITTGSKLIRDLETYGALGLYVPLEGGFEGRYRRRLRAHGYTTYNLSARGLGDLAAYLTGVHGVRPPHLGKKSSGNEAAVGNVYYVPPILNTQLDQLPPKSKGLVLWIIEGHILSTQEVAFLTQLPQQEPRVKLVVEMGGARVVQWTPLKDVNVAA, from the coding sequence ATGCCACTGATTACAACCGGGAGCAAACTAATTCGAGATTTAGAAACATACGGAGCTTTAGGACTGTATGTTCCCCTAGAAGGGGGATTTGAGGGGCGGTATCGTCGTCGGTTACGGGCCCATGGATATACAACCTATAACCTGTCTGCACGGGGACTCGGAGACTTGGCCGCATATTTAACAGGAGTTCATGGGGTTCGTCCTCCCCACTTAGGCAAAAAAAGCAGTGGGAATGAAGCCGCAGTGGGTAATGTTTATTATGTCCCCCCCATATTAAATACACAGTTAGATCAACTTCCCCCTAAATCCAAAGGTTTAGTGCTTTGGATCATTGAAGGTCATATTTTGTCGACTCAAGAAGTCGCTTTTTTGACCCAACTCCCCCAACAAGAACCCCGTGTCAAGTTGGTGGTGGAGATGGGAGGAGCACGAGTCGTGCAATGGACACCCCTTAAGGATGTTAATGTTGCCGCTTGA
- the rplC gene encoding 50S ribosomal protein L3, translated as MSVGILGTKVGMTQVFEAESGKAIPVTVIQAGPCTITQIKTKQTDGYTAIQLGYGEVPDKKRKLNTTKSPNKEVNKYLSNAEQGHLAKSGGTMLRHLKEYRVSDPETFELGQQLKADIFTPGQLVDVSGTSMGRGFSGYQKRHNFKRGPMAHGSKNHRLPGSIGPGTTPGRVYPGKRMAGHYGASQVTTRKLTVVRVDSERNLLLVKGAVPGKPGGLLSIAPANIVGGK; from the coding sequence GTGTCTGTAGGTATCCTCGGCACAAAAGTCGGCATGACCCAAGTGTTTGAAGCGGAAAGCGGGAAGGCTATTCCTGTTACCGTGATTCAAGCAGGGCCTTGCACTATTACCCAGATTAAAACCAAACAAACGGATGGTTACACCGCTATTCAACTAGGATACGGTGAAGTTCCTGATAAAAAACGCAAGCTTAATACGACTAAATCTCCCAACAAAGAGGTTAATAAGTATCTCAGTAATGCGGAACAGGGGCATTTAGCAAAATCTGGTGGAACAATGCTGCGCCACCTCAAAGAGTATCGCGTTAGCGATCCCGAAACCTTTGAATTAGGCCAACAACTGAAGGCGGATATTTTCACCCCCGGACAACTGGTGGATGTCAGTGGAACCAGCATGGGTCGTGGCTTCTCCGGTTATCAAAAACGCCATAACTTTAAACGGGGCCCTATGGCTCACGGTTCAAAAAACCATCGTCTTCCCGGTTCAATCGGCCCTGGAACCACCCCAGGACGGGTTTACCCCGGAAAACGCATGGCCGGACACTATGGAGCCAGCCAAGTCACCACTCGCAAATTAACCGTTGTGCGTGTTGATTCCGAACGTAACCTGCTGTTAGTGAAAGGGGCAGTTCCTGGCAAACCTGGTGGTTTGTTGAGTATCGCACCCGCTAACATAGTCGGTGGCAAGTAG
- the rplD gene encoding 50S ribosomal protein L4 has translation MVDCVVRNWQGESVGQATLDLKVASEENASHVVHRALVRQMANARQGTASTKTRSEVRGGGRKPWRQKGTGRARAGSIRSPLWRGGGVIFGPKPRDYSQKMNRKERQLALRTAFQSRVEDLIVVEEFADQFARPKTKDLVSAMTRWGVEPEARVLLVLPEKQPNVYLSGRNIPKLRMCLADSLNVYDVLAADKIVTTAAALAKIQEVYGD, from the coding sequence ATGGTTGATTGTGTAGTCCGAAATTGGCAGGGTGAAAGCGTGGGACAAGCCACCCTTGACCTAAAAGTCGCATCCGAAGAAAATGCCAGCCACGTTGTCCATAGAGCCTTAGTGCGCCAAATGGCGAATGCGCGTCAAGGTACAGCCAGCACTAAAACCCGTTCAGAAGTTCGGGGAGGTGGCCGTAAGCCTTGGCGTCAAAAAGGAACCGGGCGCGCTAGGGCGGGTTCTATTCGCTCTCCCCTATGGCGAGGCGGTGGGGTAATTTTTGGGCCAAAACCCAGAGATTATTCTCAAAAAATGAACCGCAAAGAAAGACAGTTAGCCTTGCGGACAGCGTTTCAAAGTCGCGTTGAAGATCTGATTGTGGTTGAAGAATTCGCCGATCAGTTTGCTCGACCCAAAACCAAAGACTTAGTATCGGCGATGACCCGTTGGGGTGTTGAACCGGAAGCTAGAGTGCTTTTGGTGTTACCTGAGAAACAACCCAACGTTTATCTATCGGGTCGTAACATTCCCAAACTGAGAATGTGCTTGGCGGATAGCCTTAACGTTTATGATGTGCTCGCAGCCGACAAAATCGTAACCACAGCTGCTGCCCTTGCCAAAATTCAGGAGGTTTACGGTGACTGA
- a CDS encoding 50S ribosomal protein L23 has translation MTEHYTGDLIDLVKRPIVTEKATRLMELNQFTFDVDRKATKPMIKQAIELLFPVKVKAVNTHIPPRKRRRVGKFVGYKPGYKRAIITLEDGEPLRKVLFPEV, from the coding sequence GTGACTGAACATTATACCGGCGATCTGATTGATTTGGTCAAGCGCCCGATTGTGACCGAAAAAGCCACAAGGTTAATGGAACTGAATCAGTTCACTTTTGATGTTGATCGCAAGGCGACTAAGCCGATGATCAAACAAGCGATTGAACTGTTATTCCCCGTTAAAGTTAAGGCTGTTAATACCCATATTCCGCCTCGTAAACGTCGTCGGGTCGGTAAGTTTGTGGGGTACAAACCGGGCTACAAACGGGCAATTATTACTCTGGAGGATGGGGAACCTCTGCGGAAAGTCCTGTTCCCAGAAGTATAG